The genome window TCCTCTCCCAGTGTACCCTAGAGGTGTGGGGGCCACAGTCCTCCTCAGTTGAGCCTCCCTCCCCAAGCCCAGGGCCCTAGCACAGGCTGCAGTTGGACGGCTTCAAGCTGCGGCTTTGGGCCTGGAgcaaggaaaggggaaggaagggaagacagGGCACGATGTCAAGGAAATGAGAGCCGGTCCTCACTTCAGAGCTCTGCGTGGGCTGGAGTCACGACGAAAACGAGAAGATGACCACCATTCCAAAACTCTCTACCACGTGAAGAAAGCCCCCGGGGTTCCTCCTCCCAGGGCAGGACTTCAGCTCCCCCAGCCCTCATACCTGCTGCTGCCGGTACTCTGCCTCACTGGCTGACAGCGCCTGTGCTAATGCTAAGTCCTCTTCCTCCTGAGAACtgagagggaagagcaagttGGAGGACAACAATATCTAAAACATGAGCCTCTGATCTGTTAGGCATCCTCCTGGTGCTGAGCATGTGAGTATTCTCTGAGTCTTCACACAGCCCGATGGGGTAGGTAGTAGCacagtcccattttacagaaaaccCTCAAGGGTTAAAGAACTTGTCAAAGGTCATAGAGTTAATCAGTTTACTTTTGAGCCCGGGTTCCTAATTATTATCCTACACGGGGTTGGAGTGGTCCCACGGCCCTCCTTCCAAACTTAACCACTGCCCACATCCCACCATCTTTCACTCGGGTAGGTACCTTGGGACCTGGGGTTTGGTTTCTGCCAGTGACAGTTCCAGGGCTCGTTGCAGAGCCTCGTCCTCACTCTGCGAGAAATAGAAAGACCACCAGTCGCCTTGCACTTTATTCTCCACGTGGGTTTGCTTCTGTCTGCCCAGCCTCCGCCCAACTCACCAAGCCATTCTGCAGGGCAATCACTGGAGGGGCTGTCCGGGATGGAGACTGGGTGGTTGCTCTATGGCAGACATTCAAGAGACTCAGGTCAGAGACAcgaagggaaaagagggagagaagaaacagGCAGGCCTACCTGCTGGGAGAGGTAGACGAAGGCAACGTTCGACTTGGGCTGGGGACGGTGCTCGTAGAAGAAGCTAGACCTTGTGCTCTGGAGATGGCAGCAAGTCTGTAGGGAAGAGACACTCTTGGCATGCCTCCAACAACAGCCAGCTTGCATGCTCCTCCCAGGCCTTACCCAGGAAGTCAGGAGGGAAGTTCCTCCAAACAGTCTGGAAAAATAGGCACTTGAATAGGAAGCTAAAAGACTCCTCTGGCCAAAGGCAACAGGTTTGAAGCTCCCCAACTGGTAATGATAGATAGATGCTGAGTCAGTTCCAAAAGGATGGGGTGATCCGAAAGGCAAGTACTGGACTTGGTTGCAATTACCCTGCCCGGCTGGTTGGGTGACTCTGCCCAGAACAATCATGGTCCAGTGGGTGCCGGTGCTTGATGCAGAAGTTCCGGCCGCAGCGCTCACAGGTCAGTTTCATCATTTCTCGCTGCCGGCAGCCAGCGCGTTCACACTTATTGGTGAAGATCTGAGGCGGAGAGGGAAGGTTTCTCTCTGCTGAGACCTGGGCCCGCATCTCCACACCATCATAACAGCTGTTGGGGCTTGCAAGCGTCCGTGGCCCAGGCCGGGTCATGGCTAACCCCTCCAGTGCTTACCTTACGTTTTTGCTGGGCTGGATCTGAGCGGCAGTCTCGGTCAATGTGCTCCCCGACAGCGCGGTCGGGGGGCTCCCCTCTGGCCACAGGCACAGGCACATTACAGAGCGGGCATACAGGTACCTGGATGTCCTAGGGTTAAGGAGCAGGGGTCAGGCTGTGGCCCGCTCCCAGCCCTGAAATCCTTCCAGGCTTCCTCCCTGAAAGAACCCGGATGTGCCCCCTACAAACGCACCAGGAAACCGTGCTCCCAGCACCGAGCCTCAGAAAcacaaaggagaggaaatgggAGGCCGAGGGAGTCCAGAGTGGCCGCAGGCACCTCCACCCGCCCCCTCACCTTTTGGTACGCGGATCCACAGTGATGCTGGGCGTAGGCCACATGGTCTGCGCAGAAGATGCCGGAGCAGGCGTCGCACTTGAGCGGCAGAAAATCTGCAGGGAGCGGGTCGGGTTGCAGGTCCAGCGGGACCTCGACGTCGTGCCCCCTCAGAGGAAGGGAAAACGCCGCCCGGTTTGCAACAAACTGCACCGGGTCCGAGGCCCCGCGCGCCTTAGCCACGCCCCCGCGGCCACCGCCCCCAGcgcctccccccgcctccccccgcgttcccggcccccgagcccccgccgccccgccgcccccagcccccggcccccggcccccggccccgccccggccccgcgcgctcCGCCCCTCACCCAGGCGCTGACAGCTCGGCTCGGAACAGTGCGCCCCGAGGTCCGGAAACTCCatcgccgggccgggccgggcggggcctgCTGGCGGAAGCAGCGGTGCCGAGCGCGTCCGGGGCTCCCGCTCCGGGCCGGGACCACGACCCCGCGCTCGCAGGgggctccggccccgccccctcccccgcccagccGGGGTTACGGGAGCCTCAGCCCTTCCCGGCCAGCGACTCCCACTCCTCCCCCCGCCGGCGCGCGCGGGCGTGCTGACGTCATCGCGcagggcgaggggcggggcctccctgctgggcgggcggggcgggcgcgcgacggcgcggggctgcggggtccAGGGCGCGGGCGCCGGCGGGCACCTTGCGGTGTCTGACGCACAGCGGGCCCTCGGCCCCTTCGCTCGGCGCCGCGGCTGCGTATTTCCTGCCAGTCTTTCTCGGGTTTAGCTCCGCGGCCCTTTCTGTaaaacctccctgggcctccccgcCCCGAAGTAGGGGCACGTGCTGTggcgcccccgccccacccccccggcccctccggccccccccccgccccgcccggcccctccAGCCCCCGCTCACCCTCCCGCGATCCGCGCGCAGATAAATGTGCTGGGAAACCGGGGACCACCTCCGCCTTGTGCTGGGTCCCCAGCACCCGGCGCAGCGCCTACAGTTGTGTGGTTTTGTGCGTGGGGGTTCGATACGACTTCAGAAGGTTTCAGTCGTAAAGTTACTTTGACCTAAGAATGAAGTAAGTTGTGTCGGGATGTCATCATCTGTTCCCACAGGTGAGAACTCAGTAGCGCAGCTgctgaggggcccctggggcttGTTAATAAACATGTGAAGCAGCTGGATGATACATGCAGCCGGGACTTGCAGGGCAGTATAGATGTGTATGTGGCTCAGGTGCCCCGAGTCTGGGCGGACAAGTATTCTTCGCTCAAAACCTGGAAGGGTGAATGGCTGTTGTCTAGGTGAAGGCCAAGGGAGAcaggacagaggggagggagatggtATTCCAGGTAGAAGAATCAGCAGGACAAACACTTGTAGATAGGAGAGGGAACGAGGCCCTTTAGATGAGCTTTTAAAAAGCTCTGGGCATCTGGATCTTGGGGTATAAAAAGCAGTCTGCAGGAAGTGAAGCTGGAGAGCTAGCAGGGGCCAAATTAGCTCAGATGGTGGAGGGCACAGCAGTATTGAGAATTTCAACATAAATATAACAAGAGACTAGAGATAGCTTTAAGCAGGGGAGTGAGATGATCAGGTTTGTATTCTGGGAAGGTCACTCTGGCTTCAGAGTGGAGAACAGATCAGGGAAGCATGAAATTGGAAGAAGGGAGACCAGGTAGGAGGCTGTTGCTGTAATCCAGGCAAGAAATAATGGTGGCCTGAACCAGAGTAGGGGCAATGTTTAGAACTAGTGAGAGTTCAGTAGAGAGTTTAGGTATGAgacagacattttaaaatcagtaacTTTCCAAGATAtgactgaaagaataaaatgggtGGAGGGAGTGCTATTCTATTCCCAGAGCAATTATAaagtactcagaaaaaaaatttttttttaaaggaaaattctaaCCGTACCTGCGGGAAACACTTTGACTTACCTCTATGCAAAAGTTCAGCCAAACAGTGGGCTAGTGTATGGAGCACCTTTGGCCATTCCTTCGGGAAAATTCTGACAGTTTCTTCCCTCGCCCCACCCTCACACCCTGGGGTGGCTCGGGACAGCCGTGTTTCTGCCCTTGCAAAGATGATTGGTCTGGGAGTGATCATCTGACACATACTGAGTAGCTAGCTAGgtttgtgttcccccaaaagCATAGCCTGAGAGACAAGGATTTGGGCGCAGGTAGTTCATGTGGGAGGTAATCCTAGccaaagtaagagagagagagagagaggcaaggaaggaaggaaaaccaaTAATGTTATTGAGCCGATTACCACTGTTGTAATAAGAGCTCAATTCCATTGGGAACCATAGGAAAAACCATATAGAATGCCCCACAGAATTATCTTCTAAAAGTCAGAAGGCTGGGCTGACTCCTGGCATAAGTTGGCGTTGCTGCTGGGGGTGATAACTCTCCCACACCCACTTTCTTTGCACAGCCAGTCTGCGCATGTGTGCAAGCTGACTGAGAGTGATGGAGGTTTTGTCTTGAGGCAGAAATGGCTAGGCTAGGCTTTGAGGTGGGAGCCATTAGGGCTTACAGGAACTGTCCACAGCGTGGCACAGAGCCCCAGGCTCTGCTATACTTGGCTATACTAGGCCAATTAGTTTCTCTTCCAAGAATTTGGAATCGAGGCCAGGAGAACCAGTGTTCATAAAACCATGGGGCCTGTAACATATTACCTATGGGATGGCCATCTGCCATACTTCCATACTGTCATTCTGTCtgggggaaaggagaagaggtTATTGTCTGCAATACTCTATTTTCTGCAGTGGGACACAGCGTCATAAAAAGAGGTTGATCTTGTAGCTCACATATATGGGCTTAAGTCATATCATCAGCTAATTATTTTGCCTCCTCTCGAAGTCTACACCTCAACAAAACTATAGCTAACTGCCATTACTCACTGACTTCActttgtctgttttttattttttatttattcgtgagaggcacagagagagagaaaggcagagacacaggcag of Canis lupus baileyi chromosome 36, mCanLup2.hap1, whole genome shotgun sequence contains these proteins:
- the ZFAND2B gene encoding AN1-type zinc finger protein 2B isoform X1; translation: MEFPDLGAHCSEPSCQRLDFLPLKCDACSGIFCADHVAYAQHHCGSAYQKDIQVPVCPLCNVPVPVARGEPPDRAVGEHIDRDCRSDPAQQKRKIFTNKCERAGCRQREMMKLTCERCGRNFCIKHRHPLDHDCSGQSHPTSRAGLAAISRAQGLASSTSTVPSPSRTLPSSTSPSRATTQSPSRTAPPVIALQNGLSEDEALQRALELSLAETKPQVPSSQEEEDLALAQALSASEAEYRQQQGTLGEEAGSSQE
- the ZFAND2B gene encoding AN1-type zinc finger protein 2B isoform X2; protein product: MEFPDLGAHCSEPSCQRLDFLPLKCDACSGIFCADHVAYAQHHCGSAYQKDIQVPVCPLCNVPVPVARGEPPDRAVGEHIDRDCRSDPAQQKRKIFTNKCERAGCRQREMMKLTCERCGRNFCIKHRHPLDHDCSGQSHPTSRAGLAAISRAQGLASSTSTVPSPSRTLPSSTSPSRATTQSPSRTAPPVIALQNGLSEDEALQRALELSLAETKPQVPSSQEEEDLALAQALSASEAEYRQQQAQSRSLKPSNCSLC